TTCCTGCTGCTGTTTGAAGACTTCTGTAGAACTTCGTATAGAAGTAAAAAAATATGCAGTAAATAGAATTATGGTAGTATTTCACATTGAAGTTCCGCTACAATATAATTGATTGTGATATTCATTATAACCGAATAATTTTACTAAATCTACTATTAATATCATTATTTATGCGGTTTTATGTGTTTTTATGTAATCAAAAAAATAAAATTTCCACTATTTTAATATGCTCATTTAATCTTAGTAATAAGGAGGGATAATATGAATTTTTTCGTCTTATCAATAATAAATTTTTTCCTCATTTCCAAGTGATCCTGCAGTATTATATACTTTAAAGAATTTCGCCCTATTTAACAAAAAAATGCATAAATTCTTTTTTTTATATAATTGTTATATATTATTGGTGTTAAATGCTGTATAATAGATATTAATTAATAACGTTTATATATTAAAGAAAGGAAGATATTTATGAAGAAAATAGATAAATTTATTAAAATGAGAAAATTTATAGTCATTGTATTACTGTCGCTTATAGCATTGGGTAGCATTACTGCAGGTGTATCTTATTTATATATTAAAAGTAAATTATCAAATATAAAAACTGTAATCATCTCTAAGGATCCAATACAATTAGGAATTAGTCCACTTATGACACCTAAAGTAACTGATGTATCGCCTTCTCCTAATAATGTTGGTACAAGTTCTAATAAAGACGTTAAGCTTACTTCAAAAATTACTAATATACTTATTCTTGGCAAAGATTCAAGAAATCCTATCTTAGAGCGAGGTCGTTCTGACACCATTATGATTTTGACTATAGATGAGAAACAGAATAAGTTAAAGCTTACATCTATTATGAGAGACTCTTATGTTAAAATGGATGGACATTCTTCCCAAAAGCTTACTAATGCATATGCCTTTGGAGGTGCACTATTTACTCTAAAGACAGTTAATCAAAATTATAATATGAACATAACAGATTATGTACAAGTTGATTTATACGGATTTGCAAAAATCATAGATTACTTGGGTGGTATTTCTATTAATGTTAAAACCGACGAGATTTTCTGGGCAAATTATTATATTAAAGAAATGGCAGAATTTGAAGGAATAAAACCACCACTTGTAACAAATTCTGGTACTCAAATTCTTAGTGGAATGCAAGCCGTTGGTTATTCAAGAATACGTTATGTTGGAAATAGTGATTTTGAAAGAACTAGTAGACAAAGAACTGTCTTTACTACTTTATTTGATAAACTTATATATAAAAACATAACTGAAATCCCAGGGGTTATAGACACTTTATCCAAGTATGTTGAAACAAGTCTAACTCCCAATGATATAATGGAACTTTCTAAATATGTATTAATTCACAGAATAACAACAATAGATCAATCCAGAGTTCCTTATGAAGGCCTATATCATGATGAAGTTATTAATGGAGCAGCAGTTTTAGTTTGGGACAAAAGGGCTACCATCGACAAATTACATCAGTTTATCTTTGAAACTAATGGGAACTAACTTAGGAATCTGAAATAAAATAACAAGTCAAATAGTATAAATGACTTGTTATTTTATTTTAATAGCAAATTCAAAGCTTAGTATTTTTTTAGAACATAGTATTATTATTATTGTACTTTGTTAAGTAATATCATATAATTAGGCTTGTACGTTTTAATACATATTTTATTTGTTAATTCTATATTAGTAATTCTCTTGGAAAACATAATTTTATTCATTAAAGGAGGAACGGAATGTTTAATTTTAAACCAAAAGACAATGTATTTTTCGAACTTTTCTCAAAGGGGGCTGAAATTTTTAGTACTTCAGCAAAAGAGCTAAAATTACTAATAAGTGAGCTTGATAATCCAGAGGTAAGATTGGATAGACTAGTAAAACTTGAACATGAAGGAGACTTAGTAACTCATGAATTAATTGAATATACTAAGAAAATGTTTATTACTCCACTAGACAGGGAAGATATATTTAATATAACGAAGGGAATAGACAATATTACTGATGGGATTGAATCAACAGCTCATCTATTCTACATGTATAATCTTACTTCTGTTACACCAGAAGCTGTTGAACTTATTGACAAACTTGTTGCAGTTACCACTGACCTTGTTATGGTAATTTCAGAATTAAAACATCTTAGTAAAAGCAATTTATTAGTAGAAAAAATTATCGACGTAAACACCTTAGAAAATGAAGCTGATATGATATATAGAAAAGCCATGAGAAATCTTTTTGAAAACCCTGCAGATCTTCTATCTGTAATGAAATTAAAAGATTTATACCATCATTTAGAAGATAGTATTGATGCTTGTGAAAAACTTGCAAATGAAATACGAGGAGTTGTAATGAAATATGCTTAGTTCTACAATTATAGTTCTTGTTATAATATTAGCGCTTGGCTTTGATTTTATAAATGGATTCCACGACACAGCTAATTCCATAGCTACATCAATTGGTACTAAAGTACTTACCCCTATGCAAGCATTGGGAATGGCTGCGGTTCTGAATTTTGTGGGCGCTTTGTTACATACCGAAGTTGCAAAAACTATAGGAACAGGAATAATTAACAATGGTATAGCTACTCCCGAAATTGTAGCTATAGCTTTAGTAGGTGCTATTATTTGGAACCTAATTACTTGGTATTTAGCTATACCTAGTTCTTCTTCTCATGCACTTATTGGTGGACTTTTAGGTGCTTCCATAACTTCACATAAATTTGATCTTTCTGTTGTAAATTGGGCTGGATTTTTTAAGAAAATAATAGTGCCCCTTATATCTTCACCAATATTAGGTCTTGTATTTGGATTTTTATTTATGTTTTTACTTACATGGTTATTCCATAAAGCAACACATAAAAAAGTTAATGGATTATTTAAAAAATTACAAATTGCTTCTGCTGCTTTAATGTCATATAGTCACGGTGCAAATGATGCTCAAAAATCTATGGGTGTTATAACTATGGCGTTAATTGCAGGTGGATTTCTAGATGCAAAAACCTTTGCTATCCCATTGTGGGTAAAAATTGCTTGTGCATTAGCAATGTCATTAGGTACAATGTCGGGTGGTTGGAAGATTATAAAAACCATGGGCGTTAATATGATAAAATTAGAGCCAATAGATGGTTTTGCCGCTGAAACTGCAGCTGCACTTACTATTCAAGTGGCTACCGCATTAGGTGCACCAGTAAGTACCACTCACGTAATAACTAGTTCAATAATGGGTGTAGGGTCTTGTAAAAGACTTTCAGCCGTTAGATGGAGCCTTGCTAAGACAATATTAGTTGCCTGGGTTTTAACTATTCCATGCAGTGCCATTATCTCCTCTTTAATTGCACTTATCTTTTATAGATAGTCACATATAATTTTAAATATTCGTTTATTCAAAGTCCGCCACTTATGAACTTAAACCTAAAAATGGACATTGCAAAAGCACCCTCAATCTTAGGATAATAAAACTAAGATGGGGGTACTTTGCAACCCTCTAGAAGTTTTATGGATTTAAAATTTTTTTCTTCTGTATATGCGTCTAAAGTTTTTAAATTCATTACATTAAAACTATATTCGACCACACTTAATAATGATTCGCTCATTAACCCTTAGATTATTAATAACTTAATTACTTTCTCAATAAGATATTATATATACTCTTTTATCTATTTAGAATTATAATATCCTTATTATTATAATATCAAATTAAAAAAAGAGTAGCAATAATTGCTACTCCTTAAATGTTAAATTTCTTTTTTTATATTTATTACTTTAATGGATTGTTATTTTTTAATATGAGAGTACAAA
This DNA window, taken from Clostridium estertheticum, encodes the following:
- a CDS encoding LCP family protein produces the protein MKKIDKFIKMRKFIVIVLLSLIALGSITAGVSYLYIKSKLSNIKTVIISKDPIQLGISPLMTPKVTDVSPSPNNVGTSSNKDVKLTSKITNILILGKDSRNPILERGRSDTIMILTIDEKQNKLKLTSIMRDSYVKMDGHSSQKLTNAYAFGGALFTLKTVNQNYNMNITDYVQVDLYGFAKIIDYLGGISINVKTDEIFWANYYIKEMAEFEGIKPPLVTNSGTQILSGMQAVGYSRIRYVGNSDFERTSRQRTVFTTLFDKLIYKNITEIPGVIDTLSKYVETSLTPNDIMELSKYVLIHRITTIDQSRVPYEGLYHDEVINGAAVLVWDKRATIDKLHQFIFETNGN
- a CDS encoding DUF47 domain-containing protein; translation: MFNFKPKDNVFFELFSKGAEIFSTSAKELKLLISELDNPEVRLDRLVKLEHEGDLVTHELIEYTKKMFITPLDREDIFNITKGIDNITDGIESTAHLFYMYNLTSVTPEAVELIDKLVAVTTDLVMVISELKHLSKSNLLVEKIIDVNTLENEADMIYRKAMRNLFENPADLLSVMKLKDLYHHLEDSIDACEKLANEIRGVVMKYA
- a CDS encoding inorganic phosphate transporter, yielding MLSSTIIVLVIILALGFDFINGFHDTANSIATSIGTKVLTPMQALGMAAVLNFVGALLHTEVAKTIGTGIINNGIATPEIVAIALVGAIIWNLITWYLAIPSSSSHALIGGLLGASITSHKFDLSVVNWAGFFKKIIVPLISSPILGLVFGFLFMFLLTWLFHKATHKKVNGLFKKLQIASAALMSYSHGANDAQKSMGVITMALIAGGFLDAKTFAIPLWVKIACALAMSLGTMSGGWKIIKTMGVNMIKLEPIDGFAAETAAALTIQVATALGAPVSTTHVITSSIMGVGSCKRLSAVRWSLAKTILVAWVLTIPCSAIISSLIALIFYR